A genomic stretch from Camelus dromedarius isolate mCamDro1 chromosome 10, mCamDro1.pat, whole genome shotgun sequence includes:
- the BRD3OS gene encoding putative uncharacterized protein BRD3OS has protein sequence MSGRVPLAEKALSEGYARLRYRDTSLLIWQQQQQKLESVPLGTYLSRSRSMWYSQYGNEAILVRDRNKLEVSRDTGQSKFCTIM, from the coding sequence ATGAGTGGCCGCGTCCCACTGGCGGAGAAAGCCCTGTCTGAAGGCTACGCCCGGCTCCGGTACCGGGACACGTCCTTGCTGatctggcagcagcagcagcagaagttGGAATCTGTGCCGCTGGGGACGTACCTGAGCAGGAGCCGAAGCATGTGGTACTCACAGTACGGAAACGAGGCCATCCTAGTCCGGGACAGAAACAAGCTCGAGGTCTCCCGGGACACAGGGCAGTCCAAGTTCTGCACGATTATGTGA